The Nitrososphaerota archaeon nucleotide sequence CACCTTCAGTGTCGGAAGTCTTAAAAACTGAAGTGAGGTGCCGCACTTTTGACATCCGGGAAGTCAGGGAAACTGGGAAGTTAGAACTTGGCGAAATCACACGGGTATAGAAGAAGAACTAGGTCCCTCCTGAAGTCGTCGGGGAAGAGGGGTCTGAGCAGCCTGCTCGTAGAATATGCTCCGAACGACAGGGTGGTGGTCAAGATCGACCCGACACAGGTCAAGGGGATGCCCCATAGGAGGTACAACGGACTCGTGGGAACAGTCACGGAAGTCGGGAGGCGCGCAGTCACGCTGGACGTGCCCGTCGGCCACAAGGTAAAGACGGTGACCGCACGGAAGGAGCACCTGGTGCACCTGGAGGCGAAATGATGTCGGAGAAGCCTACCAAGAAGCTCCTTACCATCGCCGAAGCGAACCAGATCCTCCAGAAGATCGACGTCGAGAAGGCTGACCAGATCCAGAAGCGGACGCTGGATTACACCGCCAAGTTCTCGAAGGTCCCCTCGGATGCGGCGAAGAAACTGAGGAAGGAGCTCGAGACCGAGTGCGGCCTCAGTGACGAGGAGTCGGTGGAAGTGGTCAACGTGATGCCGAAGTCGATCGAGGAGCTGAGGACATTCACCTCAGGCTGGCGGAAGCTGCTCCCGACGGAGACCCTCGAGAAGATACTGAAGGTACTGCATTCGAGCTAGTGGCCGGCCAATCGTTAAATACAAAGCCGCTCCAAAACCGAACAGGTAACAAGGGGATATCGATGCGAGAGCAGATGCCCGCAGCATGCGGAGGAACCCCGTTCCCATTAGGATCTTCGTAGAGGTGTCTATCTCGGGATTTGTTGTCAGCCGACAAGAAATATGAGGAGTACGCCTGCGTCCTAGACTTCCTGTCGAGAGGGAAGTC carries:
- a CDS encoding RNA polymerase Rpb4 → MMSEKPTKKLLTIAEANQILQKIDVEKADQIQKRTLDYTAKFSKVPSDAAKKLRKELETECGLSDEESVEVVNVMPKSIEELRTFTSGWRKLLPTETLEKILKVLHSS
- a CDS encoding 50S ribosomal protein L21, whose amino-acid sequence is MAKSHGYRRRTRSLLKSSGKRGLSSLLVEYAPNDRVVVKIDPTQVKGMPHRRYNGLVGTVTEVGRRAVTLDVPVGHKVKTVTARKEHLVHLEAK